In a genomic window of Nostoc sp. UHCC 0870:
- a CDS encoding SRPBCC family protein, producing the protein MSQVLEQSIEINATATSVERCFTDLGLMHRWLNPVLRCEPVGETWSTEIGSKSRFLIQIPLMQPTLNSLVVERQPGLVVWEFQGFFQGRDRWECQPTRQGTLLLNRFEFEIPNPIVSWGFNTFAAKWTKEDMQAQLRRLKRVAEEVQINP; encoded by the coding sequence ATGTCCCAAGTTTTAGAACAATCAATTGAAATTAACGCCACAGCTACATCAGTAGAACGCTGTTTTACCGATTTAGGATTGATGCACCGTTGGCTCAACCCCGTGCTGCGTTGCGAACCTGTGGGTGAAACTTGGAGTACAGAGATAGGTAGTAAAAGCCGCTTTTTGATTCAAATACCCCTAATGCAACCCACCTTAAACAGTTTGGTTGTAGAACGCCAACCTGGTTTAGTCGTGTGGGAATTTCAGGGATTTTTTCAAGGACGCGATCGCTGGGAATGTCAACCGACACGACAAGGTACACTATTATTAAACCGCTTTGAGTTTGAGATTCCTAACCCTATAGTCAGTTGGGGATTCAACACCTTCGCCGCCAAATGGACAAAAGAAGATATGCAAGCACAGCTACGTCGTCTCAAACGAGTAGCGGAAGAAGTACAAATTAATCCTTAG
- a CDS encoding ABC transporter ATP-binding protein produces MILTTHDLSIGYQTSRKTVRCVASDISVCLEAGELVCLLGPNGAGKSTLLRSLAGMQAPIAGEVRLLGDDIYKLAPQDLAKRLSLVLTERVDVGMLSAYTLVTLGRHPYTDWWGRLSLEDEAIVDWAIKSVGALHLVSRQVSELSDGERQKIMIARALAQSPMVMLLDEPTAFLDLPRRVEIMQLLRQLARETHQAILLSTHDLDLALRLADQVWLLTTNGILHVGAPEDLVLSGAFADAFRSEGVEFDIFSGEFHLHTPPKGEINLIGEGIAALWTVRALQRVGFLVNKFARSSAKDTIKTQNFIEVISNSEQVLWRITNNNSVYTHYTLSDLIKFFDSDKFAN; encoded by the coding sequence ATGATTTTGACGACTCACGATTTAAGTATTGGTTATCAAACATCCCGAAAAACTGTTCGGTGTGTTGCTTCGGATATTTCTGTGTGTCTGGAAGCTGGGGAATTGGTGTGTTTACTGGGGCCGAATGGTGCGGGTAAGTCTACATTACTGCGATCGCTCGCTGGAATGCAAGCACCTATAGCGGGTGAGGTGCGACTTTTGGGTGATGATATCTATAAGTTAGCACCGCAGGATTTAGCCAAGCGGTTGAGTTTGGTGCTGACGGAAAGGGTTGATGTGGGTATGTTATCAGCTTATACTTTGGTGACGTTGGGACGACATCCTTATACTGACTGGTGGGGAAGGTTAAGCCTTGAAGATGAAGCTATTGTAGATTGGGCGATAAAATCTGTAGGTGCGTTACATTTAGTCTCACGTCAAGTCAGCGAACTTAGTGATGGTGAACGTCAAAAAATTATGATTGCGCGTGCTTTGGCGCAGTCGCCGATGGTGATGTTGCTGGATGAACCAACGGCATTTTTAGATTTACCACGGCGGGTGGAAATTATGCAATTGTTGCGTCAGTTAGCACGGGAAACTCATCAAGCAATTCTGCTTTCTACCCACGATTTAGATTTGGCTTTGCGTCTAGCTGACCAAGTTTGGCTATTAACAACTAATGGTATTTTACACGTTGGCGCACCAGAAGATTTAGTGTTAAGTGGTGCTTTTGCTGATGCTTTCCGTAGTGAAGGTGTGGAGTTTGATATCTTTTCTGGGGAGTTTCATCTGCATACACCACCGAAAGGAGAAATTAATCTCATAGGTGAGGGTATTGCTGCACTGTGGACTGTTCGCGCTTTGCAAAGGGTGGGATTTTTAGTTAATAAATTTGCCAGGTCTTCAGCTAAAGATACTATAAAAACACAAAATTTTATAGAAGTAATATCCAACTCAGAGCAAGTTTTATGGCGTATTACTAATAATAACTCTGTGTATACTCATTATACATTGTCTGATCTAATTAAATTTTTTGACAGTGATAAATTTGCCAATTAA
- a CDS encoding iron ABC transporter permease yields MLLKKYLLTNLLFSAKSTSIKTLAFLLLIIGFVFAFLLDLALGSVSIPIQEVINILLGQEPEKVTHAHIILKFRLPKALTATLAGAALGVSGLQMQTLFKNPLAGPFVLGISSGASLGVALVVLTASVTTPTLLNDLGIITDFGLVIAASFGAASVLGVMLAVSRRVQDTMTLLILGLLFGYATSAIVSILLQFSSQERIQSYIMWTFGSFAGVTWKQLIVLIPVILLSLLMAVLQSKSLNALLLGESYARSLGLTVQKTRFSVITSASILAGAITAFCGPIAFLGVAIPHLCRSLFMTSDHRILIPSVIFMGAILALVADLCSQVWVSQMVLPLNAITALIGTPVVSWVILRRK; encoded by the coding sequence ATGTTACTGAAAAAATATCTCCTAACTAACCTGTTATTTTCTGCCAAATCTACGTCTATCAAAACTTTAGCTTTTTTACTGCTAATTATAGGTTTTGTTTTTGCATTTTTACTAGATTTAGCTTTGGGTTCTGTCTCTATTCCTATTCAGGAAGTTATCAATATTTTACTGGGACAAGAACCAGAAAAGGTGACTCATGCTCATATTATTCTCAAATTTAGATTACCTAAAGCTTTGACAGCAACTTTAGCAGGTGCGGCTTTGGGTGTGAGTGGGTTGCAAATGCAAACTCTATTTAAAAATCCCTTGGCGGGGCCTTTTGTCTTAGGAATTAGTTCTGGTGCAAGTTTAGGTGTAGCTTTGGTGGTGTTAACTGCAAGTGTGACTACACCGACTTTATTAAATGATTTGGGAATCATTACTGATTTTGGGTTGGTGATAGCCGCTAGTTTCGGCGCAGCATCGGTTTTGGGTGTGATGTTAGCGGTTTCTCGCCGAGTACAAGATACAATGACACTACTAATTTTAGGTTTATTGTTTGGCTATGCTACTAGTGCAATTGTGAGTATTTTGTTGCAATTTAGTTCTCAAGAACGGATTCAAAGTTATATTATGTGGACTTTTGGTAGTTTCGCTGGGGTGACTTGGAAACAGTTAATTGTTTTAATTCCGGTGATACTTTTAAGTTTATTAATGGCGGTGTTGCAATCCAAATCCTTGAATGCGCTTTTATTGGGTGAATCTTATGCGCGGAGTCTGGGTTTAACGGTGCAGAAAACTCGATTTTCTGTGATTACTAGTGCTTCTATTTTAGCAGGTGCTATTACGGCTTTTTGTGGCCCGATCGCATTTTTGGGTGTGGCTATTCCTCATTTGTGTCGCAGTCTGTTTATGACTTCTGACCATCGAATTTTAATCCCTAGTGTGATATTTATGGGGGCAATTTTGGCTTTGGTGGCGGATTTGTGTTCTCAAGTTTGGGTGAGTCAGATGGTTTTACCTTTGAATGCTATTACGGCTTTGATTGGTACTCCTGTGGTTAGTTGGGTGATTTTGAGGCGTAAGTAA
- a CDS encoding ABC transporter substrate-binding protein produces MKLVKFPKKPIIFLCQLFLIATLIIACHNTTIHTSTNTCTQNYNPNQDYFPNKITITHATGFAVEYHQHYKVVTIKNPWQNAKTQFQYVLVQCGTPTPQGFNQAQVITVPINSIVSLSTTHLPHLAKLGVVDKLIGISNSNQVNTPDVVERIKAGKITQVGNNSNVDIEKLLELSPDLVTTFGTGNSQTDSYSKLTEVGLKVAINAEYMEDTPLGRSEWLKFTALFFNQEAQAENIFNEIANKYTQIAAKAKSLKQRPTVFVGFNFKGTWFMPAGQSYVAKYLADAGGKYLWSDDKSAGSLPLSFEVVLERAANADYWLNFSQSWQSLKDVVAEDSRYADFQAVKTGNLYNNNARVNDSGGNDYWEGGISNPDIVLSDLIKILHPEILPNHQLFYYRKFIQ; encoded by the coding sequence ATGAAATTGGTAAAATTCCCTAAAAAACCAATCATTTTCCTCTGCCAATTATTCCTCATAGCCACCCTCATCATCGCCTGTCATAACACCACAATTCACACATCAACTAACACCTGCACTCAAAACTACAACCCCAATCAAGATTACTTCCCCAATAAAATTACAATCACCCATGCCACAGGCTTTGCAGTAGAATATCATCAACACTACAAAGTAGTCACCATTAAAAACCCTTGGCAAAATGCCAAAACCCAGTTTCAATATGTTTTAGTTCAATGTGGAACTCCCACACCCCAAGGATTTAATCAAGCGCAGGTAATTACAGTTCCCATTAACTCGATAGTCTCTTTATCAACTACACATTTACCCCACCTAGCCAAATTAGGTGTAGTTGATAAACTGATTGGGATTAGTAATAGTAATCAAGTCAATACTCCTGATGTAGTTGAAAGAATTAAAGCCGGAAAGATTACACAGGTCGGCAATAATTCCAATGTGGATATAGAAAAATTATTAGAATTAAGTCCCGACTTAGTGACAACCTTCGGTACAGGGAATTCCCAAACTGATAGTTATAGCAAACTCACAGAGGTGGGTTTGAAGGTGGCGATAAATGCTGAGTATATGGAAGACACACCATTGGGAAGAAGTGAATGGTTGAAATTTACAGCTTTGTTTTTTAATCAAGAAGCACAAGCAGAAAATATATTTAATGAAATTGCAAATAAATATACACAAATAGCCGCAAAAGCTAAATCTTTAAAACAGCGTCCAACTGTATTTGTTGGCTTTAACTTTAAAGGTACTTGGTTTATGCCGGCTGGTCAAAGTTATGTAGCCAAATATCTGGCTGATGCTGGAGGAAAATATCTTTGGAGTGATGATAAATCTGCTGGTAGTCTCCCCCTTTCTTTTGAAGTAGTGTTAGAACGTGCAGCTAATGCTGATTATTGGTTGAATTTTAGCCAATCTTGGCAGAGTTTGAAAGATGTAGTCGCTGAAGATAGTCGCTATGCTGATTTTCAAGCTGTGAAAACAGGTAATCTTTATAATAACAATGCTCGTGTAAATGATAGTGGTGGTAATGATTACTGGGAGGGGGGAATTAGTAACCCTGATATTGTTCTCTCAGATTTAATTAAAATATTACATCCAGAAATATTACCGAATCATCAACTATTTTATTACCGCAAATTTATTCAATAA
- a CDS encoding (2Fe-2S) ferredoxin domain-containing protein: MSEFNCWVTPVNEVVREGLATGGFVEYEYFDCGSDVLASLVYTLFEQNWQQVGVGHIVQGSVLELEFNAPPKLCILYDGYLTVAAEGWHLHLCIDTNFGGPLCKTPVEVRKQRQVSRAAFYRRFNTEGNPRSWGIQFWNGANEQLMTILLPNPFVDGENLLPEGKPNLDKLTLYQELRDIYVLGKKPIPFTKNPLKHSYISVCTSTRCLPSRKWQPTFDALKSAVEEAGLDIEVRTSGCLEVCQLGPVVFYSNDRTWYTRVNPNVAENIVNEHLIKGNKITENLYPPQTP; the protein is encoded by the coding sequence ATGAGTGAGTTTAATTGTTGGGTGACACCAGTTAATGAGGTGGTGCGGGAAGGTTTAGCTACGGGGGGGTTTGTTGAGTATGAGTATTTTGATTGTGGCAGTGATGTTTTAGCGTCGTTAGTTTATACTTTGTTTGAACAAAATTGGCAGCAGGTTGGGGTTGGACATATTGTTCAAGGTAGTGTGTTGGAGTTGGAATTTAATGCACCACCAAAGCTTTGTATTCTCTATGATGGATATTTGACGGTAGCGGCTGAGGGTTGGCATTTACATTTATGTATTGATACTAATTTTGGTGGGCCTTTGTGTAAGACTCCTGTGGAAGTGAGGAAGCAGCGTCAAGTTAGTCGTGCGGCTTTTTATCGTCGGTTTAATACTGAAGGTAATCCTCGTAGTTGGGGGATTCAATTTTGGAATGGTGCTAATGAACAATTGATGACGATTTTATTACCTAATCCTTTCGTAGATGGTGAAAACTTATTACCGGAAGGTAAACCAAATTTAGATAAATTAACTCTTTATCAAGAATTAAGAGATATTTATGTATTAGGTAAAAAACCGATACCATTTACCAAAAATCCTCTCAAACATTCCTATATTTCAGTTTGTACCTCTACACGCTGTCTTCCTTCCCGCAAATGGCAACCTACATTTGATGCCTTAAAATCAGCAGTAGAAGAAGCAGGTTTAGACATCGAAGTAAGAACCTCCGGCTGTTTAGAAGTGTGTCAACTCGGCCCAGTTGTCTTTTATTCCAATGATAGAACTTGGTACACTCGCGTTAACCCCAATGTTGCCGAAAATATAGTCAACGAACATCTAATTAAAGGTAACAAAATCACCGAAAACCTCTACCCACCCCAAACCCCCTAA
- a CDS encoding TonB-dependent receptor plug domain-containing protein: protein MRTQFITRWGTQLIVSSLTITVGMLWENFSTIATEVTQEQEPDIELTVIDKLLNEPVFSPFRREGTVKDSTRPVYVITGEEMEAQGARTVKEALRFLPGILGDGTVGTEVNALSGQFIRGSNTGQVLILLDGRPINNLGGGGFDLSEFTTNNIERVEVLPGGGSTLYGSDAIGGVINIVTRRPTEKITTETKVNIGSYGLNQQSIQNSGRTGDISWVVGYNRTQAQNNYPFTIPEANFEGTRRNNDALFNNFNVKLEANLGKRNTLTLSTLYLGKEQGVPGGVPIPVPEFGQGFFNSLTENNRKYTDQVLTDLTWNSKLGSGKDSLLTARVYADFLNTRFDNRSGAITSQNRFDTKQDSYGIQTTHSWNFAKNQTLVYGFDYRNTNVRNTTFNYGTNITRENYDDAIDQGAIFGKYEINFSPSLSMNLGVRQDFSSLVNGSFTSPSVGAKLALSDSTTLRANYIRNFRAPTIANLFNNNPTNIGNPELKPEKGDSFDVGIDQKLGSIGLLRLTFFSNRVSDTIAFKRLTPPVNGNTGTWENIGLVHTTGIEASLNLQLARNVYAFINYTANDPRILESANPAEVDKELRFAGADKLNLGVSYENRQGWYLGVLMNSLNGYPTNNINTEFLSGYTTFDLKMRVPISDSLVLTGSLDNLFDQRYQLFPGFPDGGRVFQVGLNSRF from the coding sequence ATGCGTACTCAGTTTATTACCAGATGGGGGACTCAACTTATTGTTTCTAGTTTGACTATCACCGTAGGGATGCTGTGGGAAAATTTCAGCACTATAGCTACAGAAGTTACACAAGAACAAGAACCAGATATTGAACTCACAGTTATTGACAAACTACTCAATGAACCTGTATTTTCTCCCTTTCGTCGGGAAGGGACAGTGAAAGATTCCACCCGTCCGGTGTATGTCATTACTGGCGAAGAAATGGAGGCGCAAGGTGCGAGAACAGTGAAAGAAGCACTGCGATTTCTCCCTGGTATTTTAGGTGACGGTACTGTTGGAACAGAAGTAAATGCTTTAAGCGGTCAATTTATTCGCGGTTCTAATACAGGTCAAGTCTTAATCTTGTTAGATGGTAGACCAATTAATAATCTTGGTGGTGGTGGTTTCGACCTTTCAGAATTTACAACTAACAATATTGAAAGAGTTGAAGTATTACCTGGAGGCGGTTCAACTCTTTATGGTTCTGACGCAATAGGTGGGGTAATTAACATTGTTACCCGTCGTCCTACAGAGAAAATCACCACGGAAACCAAAGTTAATATTGGTTCATATGGACTCAACCAACAAAGCATTCAAAATAGTGGGAGAACAGGTGATATTTCTTGGGTAGTTGGATATAACCGTACTCAAGCACAAAATAATTATCCTTTCACCATTCCTGAAGCCAATTTTGAGGGGACGAGAAGAAATAATGATGCACTCTTTAATAACTTTAACGTTAAACTAGAGGCAAATTTAGGTAAACGTAATACATTAACCCTATCAACTTTATATTTAGGTAAAGAACAGGGAGTACCGGGAGGCGTACCGATTCCTGTACCCGAATTTGGACAGGGATTTTTTAACTCTCTGACTGAGAATAATCGTAAATATACAGACCAAGTTCTCACTGATTTAACCTGGAATTCCAAATTAGGAAGCGGAAAAGATTCACTGTTAACAGCGAGAGTTTACGCTGATTTTCTCAATACTCGTTTTGATAATCGTAGCGGTGCAATTACATCTCAAAATCGCTTTGATACTAAACAGGATTCCTATGGTATTCAAACCACACATAGCTGGAACTTTGCCAAGAATCAAACCTTAGTGTATGGCTTTGATTACCGAAATACGAATGTACGTAACACTACATTTAATTATGGTACAAATATCACGAGAGAAAATTATGATGATGCCATAGATCAAGGGGCAATTTTTGGTAAATATGAAATTAATTTTTCTCCTAGCTTGAGTATGAATTTAGGAGTACGTCAAGATTTTAGTAGCTTGGTGAATGGTTCATTTACATCACCATCTGTAGGGGCAAAGTTAGCGTTATCAGACTCAACGACACTCAGAGCTAACTATATCAGAAATTTCCGCGCTCCTACGATAGCGAATTTATTTAATAATAATCCTACTAACATCGGTAATCCTGAACTGAAACCAGAGAAAGGGGATAGTTTTGATGTGGGTATCGACCAAAAGTTAGGTAGTATTGGCTTGTTGAGGCTGACATTTTTTAGTAACAGAGTTTCTGATACAATCGCTTTTAAAAGACTCACTCCACCTGTGAATGGTAATACAGGTACTTGGGAAAATATCGGGTTAGTTCATACTACGGGAATTGAAGCTTCGTTAAATTTACAGTTAGCGAGAAATGTCTACGCTTTTATTAATTATACGGCTAATGATCCGCGTATTTTAGAAAGTGCTAATCCGGCGGAGGTTGATAAGGAGTTACGGTTTGCTGGTGCTGATAAGTTAAATTTGGGGGTGTCTTACGAAAATCGTCAAGGTTGGTATTTGGGGGTGTTGATGAATTCTTTAAATGGATATCCAACTAATAATATTAATACGGAATTTCTGTCGGGGTATACGACTTTTGATTTAAAGATGCGTGTGCCGATAAGTGATAGTTTGGTATTGACTGGTAGTTTGGATAATTTGTTTGACCAGCGTTATCAGTTGTTTCCTGGGTTTCCTGATGGGGGGAGGGTTTTTCAGGTTGGGTTGAATTCTCGGTTTTAA
- a CDS encoding DUF1636 family protein yields MNQKQHTIFVCTTCASVWQDGKRVGESGGQQLLQQLQELAQTWELQHQFSIQGVECMSACNHACVIALKGEGKLTYLFGNLPVDSSASAVLQCASQYYDKQDGLLPWSERPEPLKRGILAKIPPLNKWAKLTVNCC; encoded by the coding sequence ATGAATCAAAAACAGCATACGATATTTGTCTGCACGACCTGCGCCAGTGTATGGCAAGATGGCAAGCGAGTTGGTGAAAGTGGCGGACAGCAACTATTACAACAACTTCAAGAACTTGCACAAACCTGGGAATTGCAACATCAATTCTCCATTCAAGGCGTTGAATGTATGAGTGCTTGCAACCATGCTTGCGTTATCGCCTTAAAAGGAGAAGGAAAATTAACCTATCTTTTCGGCAATTTACCAGTAGATAGTAGTGCATCTGCGGTGCTGCAATGTGCTAGTCAATACTATGATAAACAAGATGGGTTACTACCCTGGTCAGAACGACCAGAACCTTTAAAAAGAGGCATCTTAGCAAAAATACCACCCCTAAATAAGTGGGCAAAATTAACCGTAAATTGCTGTTAA
- a CDS encoding methyltransferase domain-containing protein, with amino-acid sequence MNWFVSGLGLLLALIAIAIVLYLVTARRYESSNSVANSYDEWTEDGILEFYWGEHIHLGHYGSPPQRKDFLTAKSDFVREMVHWGGLDKLPPKTTVLDVGCGIGGSSRILARDYGFAVTGVTISPQQVERAKQLTAKELDVQFLVDDAMALSFPDASFDVVWSIEAGPHMPDKAVFARELMRVLKPGGIMVLADWNQRDDRQIPLNFWEKPVMQQLLDQWSHPAFASIEGFSEVLVETGFVEGEVITADWTQQTLPSWLDSIWQGVTRPEGLVRFGLSGFIKSLREVPTLLLMRLAFGAGLCRFGMFRALRANSLPQSTEKTLTSETAQV; translated from the coding sequence ATGAATTGGTTTGTTTCCGGGCTAGGACTGCTGCTAGCACTAATAGCGATCGCCATTGTATTGTATCTGGTTACGGCTCGCCGTTATGAATCATCTAATTCGGTAGCTAATTCCTATGATGAATGGACTGAAGACGGGATTTTAGAATTCTATTGGGGTGAACATATCCACTTGGGTCATTATGGTTCACCGCCACAACGTAAAGATTTTTTGACCGCTAAATCTGACTTTGTACGCGAAATGGTGCATTGGGGTGGGTTAGATAAGTTACCCCCTAAAACCACTGTATTAGATGTAGGCTGCGGAATTGGGGGTAGTAGTCGCATTTTGGCACGAGATTATGGGTTTGCGGTTACAGGTGTAACAATCAGTCCCCAACAAGTCGAACGCGCTAAACAATTAACTGCTAAGGAACTTGATGTACAGTTTCTTGTGGATGATGCGATGGCACTTTCTTTCCCAGATGCTAGTTTTGATGTCGTTTGGTCGATTGAAGCCGGCCCGCATATGCCCGATAAAGCCGTGTTTGCCAGGGAGTTGATGCGGGTGTTAAAGCCTGGTGGAATCATGGTTTTAGCTGACTGGAATCAGCGAGACGATCGCCAAATACCGCTCAATTTTTGGGAAAAACCAGTCATGCAGCAACTACTAGATCAGTGGTCTCACCCTGCTTTTGCTAGCATTGAAGGCTTTTCTGAAGTGTTGGTTGAGACAGGATTCGTTGAGGGGGAAGTCATCACAGCCGACTGGACACAACAGACACTTCCTTCTTGGCTAGATTCTATCTGGCAAGGGGTCACTCGACCAGAGGGATTGGTGCGGTTTGGTCTATCTGGTTTCATTAAATCTCTGCGAGAAGTCCCGACTTTGTTACTGATGCGGTTAGCATTCGGTGCGGGTTTGTGCCGATTTGGGATGTTCCGTGCTTTACGGGCTAATTCTTTGCCACAATCAACAGAGAAGACATTGACTAGTGAAACTGCTCAAGTTTGA
- a CDS encoding SirB1 family protein: MNFSLPRQYFYQEIQHSDEHIDLAKAALYIAKEESPYIDIEEYLNVLDTMAEEVKERLPSSLYPLRVIQTINEYLYDDLGFIGNQSNYYDPRNSFLNDVIDQRTGIPITMALVYLEIARRIDFPMAGVGMPGHFLIRPAIPDMEIFVDAFNRGEVMFTQDCQDRLNQMFQQNVTLRPEFLATVSNRQFLARILANLKYIYLRQQQLEKSLAVVERILLLFPDATSEVRDRGLLNYQLGNYAEATADLQNYLTKTPNTEDAALIRRLLSDLDS, encoded by the coding sequence ATGAACTTCTCTTTACCACGACAATATTTTTACCAAGAAATTCAGCATTCGGATGAGCATATTGACTTAGCTAAGGCTGCTTTGTACATTGCCAAAGAAGAATCTCCTTACATTGATATAGAAGAATATTTAAATGTCTTGGATACGATGGCAGAAGAAGTTAAAGAACGCTTGCCATCTTCACTTTATCCATTACGAGTCATTCAAACTATTAATGAATATCTTTACGATGACTTAGGATTTATAGGGAATCAAAGTAATTATTATGACCCCAGAAATAGCTTTTTAAATGATGTGATTGATCAACGCACGGGTATTCCTATCACAATGGCGTTGGTTTATTTGGAAATTGCCCGCCGCATAGATTTTCCGATGGCTGGTGTAGGAATGCCAGGACATTTCCTGATTCGTCCGGCAATTCCCGACATGGAGATTTTTGTAGATGCTTTCAATCGCGGCGAGGTGATGTTTACCCAAGATTGCCAAGACAGGCTGAATCAAATGTTTCAGCAAAACGTGACTTTACGCCCGGAATTTTTAGCCACAGTGAGTAATCGGCAATTCTTGGCGCGAATTTTAGCTAATTTGAAATATATCTACCTCAGACAACAACAGCTAGAAAAAAGCTTGGCTGTAGTAGAACGGATTTTACTGTTGTTTCCTGATGCTACTTCAGAAGTGCGCGATCGCGGTCTGTTAAACTATCAACTAGGCAATTATGCCGAAGCCACGGCAGATTTACAAAATTATCTCACCAAAACTCCCAACACAGAAGACGCTGCGCTAATTCGGCGGTTACTTAGCGATTTAGATAGTTAA